Sequence from the Vibrio alfacsensis genome:
AAACAAGTAAGCTAACGCTGTAATCATCACACTGCGTGACGAATAGACATAAAAAAAGGAGGTGCTCGAATGCACCTCCTTATTTCAAATCACTAATCACTAATCACTAATCACAAGCAATGCTCAAGGAGATTCATTATGATCAACTTACGTTTCTTTAAGCTCTTTGATACCAAAGAACTGTTTATCTATTACTGATACTGATTTTCAAATTATTACTGATTTTAGCGACGGCTTTGATCAATACTGACGTATCCATACGACCCAAACCATCACGCTGGAGATCAGCGTATTGCTCATCCACTTTCTTTGTCAGCGGTAACTCTAAGCCCACTCGCTCTGCTTCTTGCAGACAAAAGCCTAAATCTTTACGCATCCAATCGATAGCAAAACCAAAATCAAACTTATCTTGCGCCATGGTATTTGCGCGATTTTCCATCTGCCATGAACCTGCCGCACCGTGCTTTAGCGTCTCAACGACTTGAGCAATGTCTAGGCCTGACTTTTGCGCCAGCAGCAGTGCCTCACTCAAACCTTGCAGTACACCACCGATACAGATTTGGTTTACCATTTTACAACGTTGACCTTGACCGTTTTCTCCCAACAGCGTCATTTGCTTTGCGTACACATCCATTACCGGAGAAACACGTTCAAAAACACTCTGCTCACCACCACACATGATGGTCAGCACGCCATTTTCTGCGCCAGCCTGACCGCCAGAAACAGGGGCATCAACGAAATGATTGCCGTATTTCGCACATGCCTCAGCAAGTTCAACGGCGAGATCTGCCGATGTCGTCGTGTGGTCAACTAACACTGCGTCCGCTTTTAAACCAACCAAGATGCCCTCTTCACCGTATACAACGCTGCGCACGTCATCATCGTTGCCTACACAAGTGAAAACGATGTCACAGCCCTCTGCGGCTTCACGTGGCGTCTCACACACCACTCCTTGATACTCTGACGCCCACTTTTCAGCTTTCACCTTGGTACGGTTATAAACTTTGGTTTCAAAGCCAGCTTTGCTTAAGTAACCCGCCATTGGGTATCCCATTACACCCAAACCAATAAATGCGACTTTTTGTTTTTCCATTGCAAGCCTCCTTGAATTCAAACTCATTGTGTTTTCTGCATGTTACTATTCCCGCATCTTACTAAATTAGTCAGAGCATTACTTGTAATAATTATCAACTAGATATGCATAATAAATGGCATTAACACAGGTAAAACAACGCTCACTGAGAGGGCCAATGTAACTATTGATGGTATGGCATCTTTCCATGCATCAAAGCGAAAATGGAAGAACATAGCACCAATAGACGTCAATGCGATCAAACCCGCACCCATTGCACTAAGCTCGTTATTAGCAGAGATCAATCCGATTAACATCAAAATCGCACCTGTTGCTTCGACTAATCCCACCCAAAACATGGCTGCTCGATTGAGGCCATATTTATGGAAAAAAGCAAGTTGAGTTTCAAAAATAGGCTTTACCCAACCGATGACTTTGATCGAACTAGCAAACAAGAAAAGCGCGATTAACAACCCTTGAACAAAAGACATAGTTTTAACTCCAAGCAAATGATGGAAGCATTAAAGCATTCCACTTATAACTTAACTAGGCTAGTATTCAGCTTATTACCATTCCAAATAGGAATGCATTATGGATAAATTTGCGTGTTTGAAAGTCTTTTGTCGCGTGTCTCAACTCGGCTCATTTACAGCAGCAGCGAATGAACTTAATACAACCCAAAGTGCCATTAGCAAGAAGATCGCTTGGCTTGAGAAAGAGGTCGGGATTACCCTTTTTCATCGGCATGCACGTGCTATCAGCCTAACGCCAAACGGCAAGCAATACCTCGCTATTGCACAAGAACTCACCGAACGAATCGATTCCTTTGAATCTCAACTCAGACAGGAACAAGCATCCGTCTCTGGTGAATTAAAGCTCTCGGTTCCAAGTGCGTTCAGTGTGCGTCTACTGTCTGAACCTTTAAGCAACTTTCTTGGTCAGCACCCTGATGTGTCGGTGGATGTTTCCGTATCCGATAAGTTCGTCGATTTAGTTGAGGGAAATGTCGACATTGCAATTCGCGCCGCCTCTTTAAAAGACTCGGGGTTAAAGGCACGCTGGTTAATGGATAATGAATTGGTGTATTTTGCATCACCAGACTATCTCGAGCGTCATGACCCAATATTATCAGCAAGAGATTTAACTGAGCATTCTTGCCTAACCTACTCACTATCAACGCCATCAAATCTATGGCGTTTTCACAATGGTACCGACTCAATAAAAGTCAAAGTAAAAGAGCAGGTAAAGAGTGACAGTCCTGAAATGTTAGTTCAAATGGCCAAGTTAGGACAAGGGATTGCGGCGATGCCAAAATGGATGGTGGAGAAAGAAATCAAAGACGGCAAGTTAACGCAAATTCTAGAGCACTATCAAACCATTAAGTTACCTATGTATCTCGTGTATAAAGATAGTGAGCACCAACCACAGCGCATTCGTGCTTTTATCGATTTCTTAGTTCAATACTTTGCTCAAAAATAAAAATGCTCCATCGTGTTGATGGAGCAATCTCATCTCATGTTCAATAGTTAGACAAACACGCTTAGCGCTTAAGAGGTTCTCCTCGCTTGTAACAGTGCCGTGGCATTAAGCATTGCGTCCTTAGTACTGACGTCGATCACTTTCATATTGCGAAAACGCTCTGGTTTTTTTATCGCTACGTCATGGGCAAAGATAACAAATTTTGCTCTCGCGATATCTTTCTCAGTAATTCGATTGATAATGCCGTTTGCACCTTGCGTTTCGACTTTGATCTTAATGCCCAACGCACATGCCGCCTTTTCAAGAGACTTAGCAGCCAAGAAAGTATGCGCCACACCTGATGGACAAGATGTTACGGCAAGAATATCCGCTTCTCCCTCTCCCGTTACCGACGTCGAGGTTTTGTGAACTCCTAGCATGTTGCCATCTTCTGTCACGGTTTTCTTCAATGCGATCACAATCAGTGCGGTCGTCAGCGAACCAGCCATCGTGCCGATGATATAACCGAGCTTTCCATCAACGACGGGAAGCACAATCCAACCACCCCAAGGCGCATGGTTAATCACGTGGAACATAAAACCAATGACGTTACCAACAATGCCACCCGCAACAATCGCAGGCAGCACTCGAGCAGGGTCACCAGCTGCAAATGGAATCGCACCCTCGCTGATGCCTATCATTCCCATAATGCCCGCCGCTTTACCCGCTTCACGTTCATCTCGTTTAAATTTCTTCGGCGATAAGAATGTCGCTAACGCCATACCAAGGGGTGGCGTGCAGATTGCGATGCCGACGCCCCCCATAAGCCAAGGCTGCGTATTGACTTGTGTTTGAGCAAATAAGGTCGCCACTTTGTTGATTGGCCCACCCATATCAAATGCCGTCATCGCACCAAGTACAGTACCTAGCATGATTTTTCCTGAGCCTGCCATGCCAGTGAGGACTTCGTTCATCGTTGTCATGGCATTCGCGATTGGCGCACCTATCACCCACATCACAGCGCCACAGGTTAAGAACGTACCTACCAATGGGTAAATGAAGATAGAACCGAGGGAGCTCATGCTGTCTGGTAATTGTATCTTCTTCAGCAACCAGACGACGTAGCCGGCGAAAAAACCGACAACTATCGCCCCTAAAAAGCCCGTATTATAATGACTGACCGCAATCCAGGTTCCGATCATGCCTGGTGCGAGACCGGGTTTATCTGCTATGGAATAGGCAATATACCCACCAAGGACGAGCGTAAATAGCGTTAAGCCTGCAATCCCCATTTGTGCAATATCGGCCAAAATACCGTTTTCTGGAACCGCGCCTTGTCCGGTGATCATGACCGACAACGATAACAAAACGCCACCAGCCACGATAAACGGGATCATGTGTGATGTGCCATACAGCAGATGCTCTTTCATGCGGCCCAGACTTTGCGCCCAAGGACTTAGCGGCTCGGGTTCAAACGCTAAAGAATGGATGTCTGATTCAGGAGTATTCGTCTGAATGTCGGTAAGTAAGGTGCGAGCTTGCTCGACCGTTTCAGCTTGTTTTAACTGACAAACAAAACCGTCTTCAATGATTTTGGTGGAGATTTGTGCCAACACCTCGATGTGGTGATGATCATGACCATCAGGCGAGGCCAGCATAAAGAAAACATGGGATAACTCACCATCGTCAGCACCATAGTCAATGCCATCACGACTGATCCCAACCGCTACAGCAGGTTTCGCGACGGCATCACTCTTGGCATGAGGAATGGCAATACCCTCATCAAAGCCGGTATTGCCAATCTCTTCTCGCTTCCAAATATCCGCCAAGAACTGACTTTTGCTAGTGAGCTTGCCCGCCGCGTCCAACATGTCGACGAGCTCTTTGAGCGCTTCATCTTTCGTTTGAGCTTTCAAGTTTAAGCAAATCGTTTCCGGCTCAATAAGGTTTGTAATGTCCATTGTTTGTACCTTGCAATGTTCACGCTCGAACATAGATTAACCACCTAGCACTCCCTGAGATACAGGACAAAAAGTGCATTAACTGGATTAATGTAACATGAAATTTAAACTGTGATAGAGCTCTTGCGTTTACCCGCTTTAAATCCATTCTTTCGTGGACCTCTGTGCTAATATCCTCAAAAAAATAATACGGATAGAACATGAAAATCGTAGCGGTGACAGCGTGCCCTACCGGCATCGCTCATACTTATATGGCAGCAGATGCATTGATGAAAGCGGCGCCCAAGCATAACCTACAAATTAAGGTCGAAACACAAGGCGCAATGGGGATCGAGAACCAACTCACGCCTCATGACATTGCTCAAGCCGATCGCGTACTTATCGTATCTGATATTGAAATTGAACAGCCAGGCCGCTTTGAGGGCACAAACAAAATTCAAATCCCTATCGAAGATGTGTTGCTCAACGTCGATAAAGTGTTCCTTGTACACTGTCGATAATCCACGCTAATGAACGAATATCAAATTACTTTCTTTGTTGATGATACAAACGCCAGTGCCCATGTAGCACAACCGCTTTATCGCGTGGCAAAAAAATTCAAAAGCACCTTACGTATCATTAATATCACGCAAAATCGCACCGCAGAACTGACTCGCTCTCTCGCGGTGCTTCAAGTTGGTTTACAACAAGGCGATCTTTGCCAAATCACCGCGATTGGCATCGATGCGGAACTGGCTTGCTTTGTCATTAAAGACATCGTCGCGGAGCACTTTACCGTTGTGGGCTCTCAGATTAATTATGAGTTTTCCAGTCAACTTGCTACCCGCCTACCACAAATTTGTCCACCCAGTGAGATCCAGTGGCACTATGCCAAAGCACATACAGAATTAACCAAATTTGAGTGCTTAAAAGGGCTTGCTCAACTGATCCATCCCATTCACCCAGATGAATTGATTCTCGCTTTTGTGAAACGAGAAGAGCGGTCGTCGACTTGTGTCACACCAGGCATTGCGCTTCCCCATGTCATGTTCGGGGGTGTGGAGCATATTTCTGTCGCCGTAATTGCGAACGAAAAACCCATGGATTGGGCTTCAAAAATGGGTAACGTTCATCTTGCTATAGCACTGGTAATACCGGCAAAGCCCACTCGAGAGCAAATCATCACCGCAACGAACTTAACCCGCAACTTGCTGACGGACCAAATGGCAACTCGGCTGCTATCAACCAAAAGCAGCGTCGACTTACAGGCTCTCCTTATGTACGCCATGTCGAGACTGCTCGCTTAATCTTTACCGTTTTTCCGTTTTAAATTGAACCTCTATACTCTGTTGGCGTTCGGCCTGTACGGTTCTTAAATACGCGACAGAAGTAATTCACATCCTTAAATCCACAACGTAACGAAACGTCATTCAACTTGAAGTTATACTTTTTGAGCATGAACTTCGCACGGTCTACTCGCACCCACGTAATGTAATCTGCTAGCGTCATATGCCCTTGTTGGCGGAACAAGCGAGACAAATGATTGGCAGAAATACTAAATCGGGACGCAATGCTGTCACGAGTAATTGGACGATGAAAGTTCTCTTGAATGTAAATGCAGATACCTTGATAAAGGTCTTGCACACGGCTATTAGATTGCTGCTCAATCGGCGCATCCAGCATCGACTTCGCGTATTGCAATAAGGCTTGCAGCAACAACTCATCCATTGGCTTTTTATTGCATTCACGCGCTAATGAACTCAACGCTTCCAAAATGTTGTCGATAGCAAATCCAGAACGCGTTTGGATACTGTGCTTTTGAATGTCGTAAAAGCTCGCTTCACCTTTGCGTTTACTGACAAAACTTAACCCCAGCTGACGACGACCAAACAGAATGCTCAATACTGAGCAGTCCGAGTCCCAGTCCGGCTTATTCCAACAGTTAGGTGGTATAAATATCGCATCTCCTGCTTTTGCGACAATATGCGTCACTTTACGGTCATGACTTTCCATTTCATTAATATATTCACCAGATAGCACCAATTCCAATCTAGGAAAATTAACCTGATAGCTAAATTCAGGTGGCGTATGAAAATCACCAGCAAACCAAATATTATGAAAGGGTTCTCGCTCACTTAACACTGATGAAATTAAATCATGAAAACCATTATACGAACTCTTAATTACGCAACCATGATGCTATGGCTATAGATATACACTGAACTGGATTTTTGTGCTATTGAGCGAAATCACAGTTCAAATTTAATGTTACAAAATCTAGTTAACGAATCATTTTTCCAGTTACAAACACGATTAGCACAAGTATAAAGCCCTATATAACATAGCCAAAAGGCACAAACGAACAAATTACAACCATCCATCAGATTGCTACAGATATTCAGTCAATTTTGTCCAGTTGACGATCTAAATCACACTCTAGCTAGACAGTTACAATCCTCCAGTG
This genomic interval carries:
- a CDS encoding NAD(P)-dependent oxidoreductase, translating into MEKQKVAFIGLGVMGYPMAGYLSKAGFETKVYNRTKVKAEKWASEYQGVVCETPREAAEGCDIVFTCVGNDDDVRSVVYGEEGILVGLKADAVLVDHTTTSADLAVELAEACAKYGNHFVDAPVSGGQAGAENGVLTIMCGGEQSVFERVSPVMDVYAKQMTLLGENGQGQRCKMVNQICIGGVLQGLSEALLLAQKSGLDIAQVVETLKHGAAGSWQMENRANTMAQDKFDFGFAIDWMRKDLGFCLQEAERVGLELPLTKKVDEQYADLQRDGLGRMDTSVLIKAVAKISNNLKISISNR
- a CDS encoding fructose-specific PTS transporter subunit EIIC, giving the protein MDITNLIEPETICLNLKAQTKDEALKELVDMLDAAGKLTSKSQFLADIWKREEIGNTGFDEGIAIPHAKSDAVAKPAVAVGISRDGIDYGADDGELSHVFFMLASPDGHDHHHIEVLAQISTKIIEDGFVCQLKQAETVEQARTLLTDIQTNTPESDIHSLAFEPEPLSPWAQSLGRMKEHLLYGTSHMIPFIVAGGVLLSLSVMITGQGAVPENGILADIAQMGIAGLTLFTLVLGGYIAYSIADKPGLAPGMIGTWIAVSHYNTGFLGAIVVGFFAGYVVWLLKKIQLPDSMSSLGSIFIYPLVGTFLTCGAVMWVIGAPIANAMTTMNEVLTGMAGSGKIMLGTVLGAMTAFDMGGPINKVATLFAQTQVNTQPWLMGGVGIAICTPPLGMALATFLSPKKFKRDEREAGKAAGIMGMIGISEGAIPFAAGDPARVLPAIVAGGIVGNVIGFMFHVINHAPWGGWIVLPVVDGKLGYIIGTMAGSLTTALIVIALKKTVTEDGNMLGVHKTSTSVTGEGEADILAVTSCPSGVAHTFLAAKSLEKAACALGIKIKVETQGANGIINRITEKDIARAKFVIFAHDVAIKKPERFRNMKVIDVSTKDAMLNATALLQARRTS
- a CDS encoding PTS sugar transporter subunit IIA; this encodes MNEYQITFFVDDTNASAHVAQPLYRVAKKFKSTLRIINITQNRTAELTRSLAVLQVGLQQGDLCQITAIGIDAELACFVIKDIVAEHFTVVGSQINYEFSSQLATRLPQICPPSEIQWHYAKAHTELTKFECLKGLAQLIHPIHPDELILAFVKREERSSTCVTPGIALPHVMFGGVEHISVAVIANEKPMDWASKMGNVHLAIALVIPAKPTREQIITATNLTRNLLTDQMATRLLSTKSSVDLQALLMYAMSRLLA
- a CDS encoding LysR family transcriptional regulator; amino-acid sequence: MDKFACLKVFCRVSQLGSFTAAANELNTTQSAISKKIAWLEKEVGITLFHRHARAISLTPNGKQYLAIAQELTERIDSFESQLRQEQASVSGELKLSVPSAFSVRLLSEPLSNFLGQHPDVSVDVSVSDKFVDLVEGNVDIAIRAASLKDSGLKARWLMDNELVYFASPDYLERHDPILSARDLTEHSCLTYSLSTPSNLWRFHNGTDSIKVKVKEQVKSDSPEMLVQMAKLGQGIAAMPKWMVEKEIKDGKLTQILEHYQTIKLPMYLVYKDSEHQPQRIRAFIDFLVQYFAQK
- a CDS encoding helix-turn-helix domain-containing protein encodes the protein MKSSYNGFHDLISSVLSEREPFHNIWFAGDFHTPPEFSYQVNFPRLELVLSGEYINEMESHDRKVTHIVAKAGDAIFIPPNCWNKPDWDSDCSVLSILFGRRQLGLSFVSKRKGEASFYDIQKHSIQTRSGFAIDNILEALSSLARECNKKPMDELLLQALLQYAKSMLDAPIEQQSNSRVQDLYQGICIYIQENFHRPITRDSIASRFSISANHLSRLFRQQGHMTLADYITWVRVDRAKFMLKKYNFKLNDVSLRCGFKDVNYFCRVFKNRTGRTPTEYRGSI
- a CDS encoding DoxX family protein, producing the protein MSFVQGLLIALFLFASSIKVIGWVKPIFETQLAFFHKYGLNRAAMFWVGLVEATGAILMLIGLISANNELSAMGAGLIALTSIGAMFFHFRFDAWKDAIPSIVTLALSVSVVLPVLMPFIMHI
- a CDS encoding PTS fructose transporter subunit IIB, producing the protein MKIVAVTACPTGIAHTYMAADALMKAAPKHNLQIKVETQGAMGIENQLTPHDIAQADRVLIVSDIEIEQPGRFEGTNKIQIPIEDVLLNVDKVFLVHCR